A part of Cotesia glomerata isolate CgM1 linkage group LG4, MPM_Cglom_v2.3, whole genome shotgun sequence genomic DNA contains:
- the LOC123263829 gene encoding rhotekin-like isoform X2: MESCFPPLKSLSLRDSKKCKKRLSDNNSFGDKSEGQEKFQVLQDLDLYYIRQIAHNLKEYDLEQKIEVEIKMREGSARLLAAARHRAQSLEAARALLTSNERMSAYMAELQRRKKDINKTSVSGSAARVSLSELRVPLMWRDSDHFKNRGDYRRFAVFCLARVGTEIHDTALICPVDRAQTDITFPDVLLFNNVPADFELTLEIYSHILQEDLSIASTPRRIKRTIHSSISKTVGKKLAASLKDELNSGKLGPQFELMASAKLTVDDTEENIHTHDLIINNLENKHHALPLFGHFCCRLAAQLDCMTKDVHTGTISINNKKCWARLRNFTLNAWESRKLAEDEQPPIHSVPINRETVIQKPSSSGKEIRVSNNVDGCEKTTSIKLESTEEAQKWLRHLTDHVEDHLRWKHAAESVQQVPYIESTRNSFISKRQGSLYDETPLIETVRTDYSTRPTVQQIFGLTPSTSLSSCSSNSPPSLRSRSLSTSGTTKLSASTLKSHWPFSNKNN; encoded by the exons ATGGAATCGTGCTTTCCCCCTCTTAAGTCTTTGAGTCTAAGGGACTCCAAAAAGTGCAAAAAAAGACtaagtgataataattcttTTGGGGATAAATCGGAGGGTCAGGAGAAATTTCAAGTCTTGCAGGATTTGGATTTGTATTATATAAGACAGATTGCTCATAAtttaaag GAATATGATTTGGAGCAAAAAATCGAGGTGGAAATAAAAATGCGCGAAGGCTCGGCGCGACTTTTAGCCGCCGCGAGACACAGAGCCCAAAGTTTAGAAGCAGCACGTGCTCTTCTGACGTCCAATGAACGTATGTCTGCTTATATGGCGGAATTGCAACGACGTAAAAAAGATATCAACAAAAcaag tgtcTCCGGTAGCGCAGCGCGAGTTTCTTTATCGGAACTGCGCGTTCCACTGATGTGGCGCGACTCGGACCATTTTAAGAACCGCGGAGATTACCGCAGATTCGCGGTGTTTTGTTTGGCAAGAGTTGGAACTGAAATACACGACACTGCACTTATTTGTCCAGTTGATCGCGCTCAAACTGACATTACTTTCCCCGACGTGTTGCTCTT caataacGTGCCAGCAGACTTCGAATTGACTTTGGAAATCTACAGCCATATTTTGCAAGAAGATTTAAGCATTGCGAGTACTCCTCGTCGGATTAAACGGACTATTCATTCCTCGATTTCTAAAACTGTTGGGAAAAAACTTGCCGCTTCGTTGAAAGATGAATTAAATTCTGGTAAATT gggACCACAATTTGAATTGATGGCGTCTGCTAAATTAACTGTAGACGATACTGAAGAAAACATCCACACTCAtgatttaataatcaataatttgg aaaACAAACACCACGCGCTGCCATTATTCGGTCACTTTTGCTGTCGACTCGCGGCGCAATTAGACTGCATGACAAAGGACGTCCACACGGGCACAATCAGCATAAACAACAAGAAATGCTGGGCAAGACTGAGAAACTTTACGCTGAATGCCTGGGAGTCTCGAAAACTGGCGGAAGACGAGCAGCCTCCGATCCACAGTGTTCCGATAAACCGCGAAACCGTGATACAGAAGCCCTCGAGCTCGGGGAAAGAGATCAGGGTGAGTAACAATGTGGACGGCTGCGAGAAAACTACCAGTATAAAGCTCGAGTCGACGGAGGAAGCCCAGAAGTGGCTCAGACACCTCACTGACCACGTTGAGGATCACCTGAGGTGGAAACACGCCGCGGAAAGTGTACAGCAGGTGCCTTATATCGAGAGCACTAGGAACTCTTTTATCAGCAAGAGGCAAGGCTCTCTTTATGATGAAACTCCGCTTATTg aaacTGTGAGAACAGATTATTCAACGCGACCAACAGTACAACAAATATTCGGACTGACCCCTAGCACTAGCTTGAGCAGCTGCAGCAGCAACAGCCCCCCTAGTTTAAGATCCCGTTCTTTGAGCACCAGTGGTACAACAAAACTAAGTGCCAGCACTCTCAAATCTCATTGGccattttctaataaaaataattaa
- the LOC123263829 gene encoding rhotekin-like isoform X4 yields the protein MTPVLIVSRPHKEYDLEQKIEVEIKMREGSARLLAAARHRAQSLEAARALLTSNERMSAYMAELQRRKKDINKTSVSGSAARVSLSELRVPLMWRDSDHFKNRGDYRRFAVFCLARVGTEIHDTALICPVDRAQTDITFPDVLLFNNVPADFELTLEIYSHILQEDLSIASTPRRIKRTIHSSISKTVGKKLAASLKDELNSGKLGPQFELMASAKLTVDDTEENIHTHDLIINNLENKHHALPLFGHFCCRLAAQLDCMTKDVHTGTISINNKKCWARLRNFTLNAWESRKLAEDEQPPIHSVPINRETVIQKPSSSGKEIRVSNNVDGCEKTTSIKLESTEEAQKWLRHLTDHVEDHLRWKHAAESVQQVPYIESTRNSFISKRQGSLYDETPLIETVRTDYSTRPTVQQIFGLTPSTSLSSCSSNSPPSLRSRSLSTSGTTKLSASTLKSHWPFSNKNN from the exons ATGACACCGGTGTTGATTGTTTCGAGGCCTCACaag GAATATGATTTGGAGCAAAAAATCGAGGTGGAAATAAAAATGCGCGAAGGCTCGGCGCGACTTTTAGCCGCCGCGAGACACAGAGCCCAAAGTTTAGAAGCAGCACGTGCTCTTCTGACGTCCAATGAACGTATGTCTGCTTATATGGCGGAATTGCAACGACGTAAAAAAGATATCAACAAAAcaag tgtcTCCGGTAGCGCAGCGCGAGTTTCTTTATCGGAACTGCGCGTTCCACTGATGTGGCGCGACTCGGACCATTTTAAGAACCGCGGAGATTACCGCAGATTCGCGGTGTTTTGTTTGGCAAGAGTTGGAACTGAAATACACGACACTGCACTTATTTGTCCAGTTGATCGCGCTCAAACTGACATTACTTTCCCCGACGTGTTGCTCTT caataacGTGCCAGCAGACTTCGAATTGACTTTGGAAATCTACAGCCATATTTTGCAAGAAGATTTAAGCATTGCGAGTACTCCTCGTCGGATTAAACGGACTATTCATTCCTCGATTTCTAAAACTGTTGGGAAAAAACTTGCCGCTTCGTTGAAAGATGAATTAAATTCTGGTAAATT gggACCACAATTTGAATTGATGGCGTCTGCTAAATTAACTGTAGACGATACTGAAGAAAACATCCACACTCAtgatttaataatcaataatttgg aaaACAAACACCACGCGCTGCCATTATTCGGTCACTTTTGCTGTCGACTCGCGGCGCAATTAGACTGCATGACAAAGGACGTCCACACGGGCACAATCAGCATAAACAACAAGAAATGCTGGGCAAGACTGAGAAACTTTACGCTGAATGCCTGGGAGTCTCGAAAACTGGCGGAAGACGAGCAGCCTCCGATCCACAGTGTTCCGATAAACCGCGAAACCGTGATACAGAAGCCCTCGAGCTCGGGGAAAGAGATCAGGGTGAGTAACAATGTGGACGGCTGCGAGAAAACTACCAGTATAAAGCTCGAGTCGACGGAGGAAGCCCAGAAGTGGCTCAGACACCTCACTGACCACGTTGAGGATCACCTGAGGTGGAAACACGCCGCGGAAAGTGTACAGCAGGTGCCTTATATCGAGAGCACTAGGAACTCTTTTATCAGCAAGAGGCAAGGCTCTCTTTATGATGAAACTCCGCTTATTg aaacTGTGAGAACAGATTATTCAACGCGACCAACAGTACAACAAATATTCGGACTGACCCCTAGCACTAGCTTGAGCAGCTGCAGCAGCAACAGCCCCCCTAGTTTAAGATCCCGTTCTTTGAGCACCAGTGGTACAACAAAACTAAGTGCCAGCACTCTCAAATCTCATTGGccattttctaataaaaataattaa
- the LOC123263829 gene encoding rhotekin-like isoform X3, with product MAPRRKSLRLLAQDIKENNRENNYLRCLSDYQSKVRRRETLRTRIKAEYDLEQKIEVEIKMREGSARLLAAARHRAQSLEAARALLTSNERMSAYMAELQRRKKDINKTSVSGSAARVSLSELRVPLMWRDSDHFKNRGDYRRFAVFCLARVGTEIHDTALICPVDRAQTDITFPDVLLFNNVPADFELTLEIYSHILQEDLSIASTPRRIKRTIHSSISKTVGKKLAASLKDELNSGKLGPQFELMASAKLTVDDTEENIHTHDLIINNLENKHHALPLFGHFCCRLAAQLDCMTKDVHTGTISINNKKCWARLRNFTLNAWESRKLAEDEQPPIHSVPINRETVIQKPSSSGKEIRVSNNVDGCEKTTSIKLESTEEAQKWLRHLTDHVEDHLRWKHAAESVQQVPYIESTRNSFISKRQGSLYDETPLIETVRTDYSTRPTVQQIFGLTPSTSLSSCSSNSPPSLRSRSLSTSGTTKLSASTLKSHWPFSNKNN from the exons GAATATGATTTGGAGCAAAAAATCGAGGTGGAAATAAAAATGCGCGAAGGCTCGGCGCGACTTTTAGCCGCCGCGAGACACAGAGCCCAAAGTTTAGAAGCAGCACGTGCTCTTCTGACGTCCAATGAACGTATGTCTGCTTATATGGCGGAATTGCAACGACGTAAAAAAGATATCAACAAAAcaag tgtcTCCGGTAGCGCAGCGCGAGTTTCTTTATCGGAACTGCGCGTTCCACTGATGTGGCGCGACTCGGACCATTTTAAGAACCGCGGAGATTACCGCAGATTCGCGGTGTTTTGTTTGGCAAGAGTTGGAACTGAAATACACGACACTGCACTTATTTGTCCAGTTGATCGCGCTCAAACTGACATTACTTTCCCCGACGTGTTGCTCTT caataacGTGCCAGCAGACTTCGAATTGACTTTGGAAATCTACAGCCATATTTTGCAAGAAGATTTAAGCATTGCGAGTACTCCTCGTCGGATTAAACGGACTATTCATTCCTCGATTTCTAAAACTGTTGGGAAAAAACTTGCCGCTTCGTTGAAAGATGAATTAAATTCTGGTAAATT gggACCACAATTTGAATTGATGGCGTCTGCTAAATTAACTGTAGACGATACTGAAGAAAACATCCACACTCAtgatttaataatcaataatttgg aaaACAAACACCACGCGCTGCCATTATTCGGTCACTTTTGCTGTCGACTCGCGGCGCAATTAGACTGCATGACAAAGGACGTCCACACGGGCACAATCAGCATAAACAACAAGAAATGCTGGGCAAGACTGAGAAACTTTACGCTGAATGCCTGGGAGTCTCGAAAACTGGCGGAAGACGAGCAGCCTCCGATCCACAGTGTTCCGATAAACCGCGAAACCGTGATACAGAAGCCCTCGAGCTCGGGGAAAGAGATCAGGGTGAGTAACAATGTGGACGGCTGCGAGAAAACTACCAGTATAAAGCTCGAGTCGACGGAGGAAGCCCAGAAGTGGCTCAGACACCTCACTGACCACGTTGAGGATCACCTGAGGTGGAAACACGCCGCGGAAAGTGTACAGCAGGTGCCTTATATCGAGAGCACTAGGAACTCTTTTATCAGCAAGAGGCAAGGCTCTCTTTATGATGAAACTCCGCTTATTg aaacTGTGAGAACAGATTATTCAACGCGACCAACAGTACAACAAATATTCGGACTGACCCCTAGCACTAGCTTGAGCAGCTGCAGCAGCAACAGCCCCCCTAGTTTAAGATCCCGTTCTTTGAGCACCAGTGGTACAACAAAACTAAGTGCCAGCACTCTCAAATCTCATTGGccattttctaataaaaataattaa